The following proteins are encoded in a genomic region of Bicyclus anynana chromosome 12, ilBicAnyn1.1, whole genome shotgun sequence:
- the LOC112055113 gene encoding putative carbonic anhydrase 3: protein MWLFIQIMGALALFHAPELAYGEDFGYDGDLGPRYWGDRYQECRGKHQSPININILRVKQVALPDITFIGFDDPIDDVHVTNNGHTVLIEVENEPHPRVSGGPLDGSYVFSQMHFHWGDNDTFGSEDKINHRSFAMELHMVFYKEHYRSIQQAVKHSDGLTVLAFFYELDRHKHPAYDDMTSALQNVTDPHSSVVMSNPFSFLNILPLDLRRYFTYRGSLTTPPCSEVVIWLDFEQPIRLAHDQIEAFRELRSANGKITHNFRPIQPIGDRVVFYNVDNNYFAYNEIDDPDESGPGSTRKRGKNCSHKIRLSFLTYVFILIGSYIRT, encoded by the exons CACCCGAGCTGGCCTATGGTGAAGATTTTGGCTATGACGGAGATTTAG ggCCAAGATATTGGGGTGACAGGTACCAGGAATGCAGAGGCAAACACCAAAGTCCAATCAACATAAACATTTTGCGGGTAAAGCAAGTCGCGCTGCCCGATATCACGTTCATCGGCTTCGATGACCCCATAGATGATGTGCATGTCACCAACAATGGACATACAG tTCTAATCGAAGTGGAAAACGAGCCCCATCCACGAGTTAGTGGGGGTCCTCTCGACGGCAGCTACGTGTTCAGTCAGATGCATTTCCACTGGGGCGACAATGATACTTTTGGTTCGGAGGATAAAATTAACCATAGAAG TTTCGCAATGGAGTTGCACATGGTGTTTTACAAGGAACACTACAGATCGATCCAACAAGCGGTGAAACATTCCGATGGTTTAACGGTCCTTGCATTCTTTTACGAG TTAGACCGTCACAAGCATCCCGCCTACGACGACATGACGTCAGCGCTTCAGAACGTGACCGACCCGCACTCCAGTGTGGTGATGAGCAACCCCTTCTCCTTCCTCAACATCCTCCCGCTGGACCTGCGGCGATATTTCACCTACCGAGGCTCCTTGACCACGCCTCCTTGCTCCGAAGTGGTGATATGGCTAGACTTCGAACAGCCAATACGGCTGGCGCATGATCAG ATCGAGGCATTCAGGGAACTGCGTTCGGCGAATGGAAAAATTACACACAACTTTCGACCGATACAACCGATCGGCGACCGCGTAGTGTTCTACAACGTCGACAATAATTACTTTGCGTATAACGAAATTGATGACCCCGACGAATCCGGACCTGGAAGTACCAGAAAACGGGGAAAAAATTGTAGCCATAAGATTAGGTTAAGCTTTCtaacttatgtatttatattaataggtaGCTATATTAGGACATGA